One Rhodoferax sp. GW822-FHT02A01 genomic window, ACGGTGAGGTAGAGCGCGCCTTGCGCCTGGATGGTGTGGGTCAGGCTATAGCGCTCGCTGGGGTCGGCGGCGTTGTAAAACAAGGTGTCCACGGCCTGGTTGCCTTCGAGGTCGACGATGCGAAAGATCTGGCCACGGCGCACGGTGTGCACCCAGGGCTCGCCGGCGGGGTGGATGGTGTTGAAGACAGCGGTGGCAGCGCTGTAGCTGCTTTCTACGGTGTGCATGGTGTTGCCTTTGGATTCGGTGGTCTATGGGGGCTGCGCGCTCAGAGGTAGTAGCGCTCGGTGTTGATCAGGCCGCGCCCGTTTTCGGGGCAGTGCAGGCGGCAGGGGTCGTCGGCACCGGCAGTGCCGGAGCGCCATACGGTGAGGGTCACGTCCTGCGGCGCATACGCCGGGTTAGGGTCCAGCGGATGCTGCGCGGTGGAGAGCACCACCAGGGTGTCCATCTCGAAGCGCAGGTCCACGTACTGGCCGCTTGCGCGGTGCGCGGTGGCGAACTGCAGGCAGCCTTCTTCATCGCTCTGCACCTTGCTGAAGAGGTTCAGGTTGGCGGCCATGTCGCGCTTGGACAGGCCCCACTTTTCCAGCTCGTTGACCAGGCTGTCGGTGCCGTTGCGGTGCATGGCGTTGCGGTGTTCCTGGTAGCGTGCTTCGCCATATTTGGCGCGCACGCCGGCCTCGGTGGAGGCGCCGCACACGGTGTCGTGCCAGCCGCAGGTGTCGGCGGCAATGGAGCACAGCACGCGGCCCATGTCGGAGTAGCACACATGGCCGGCAGTGAGGTAGGCGGTGTGCTGGGCCTTGAGCGTGTCGGGCATGTTGTAGCGCTCGGTCTTTTCTTCGGCGTTGTAGAGCAGCATGGAGACGTTGGCGCTGCCGCGCACATCGGTGATGCGCAGCGTGTTGCCGCGGCGCATGCGCGCAGACCAGGCGGTGCCGCCAGGCACGGTTTCGGTCCACAGGATCAGGCTGGGATCAAAGGCGGTGGAGTGGTCCGGCACGGCAGCGCGCGCCAGGGGCGAGAGGGTTTCAAAAGAGGTTTGCATACGGGTTCAACGTCTGGGGTGAATGGGATTCAGCTGATGGCTGCAGTGCGGCTGAGCTTGTCGAGCAGGTCCTGGTCGGTGGCCATGCCGGAGCTCTCGCGGATGCGCGCCAGGATCTCGGCCTTGAGGGCGCGGAACTCGGTGCTGTGCTTCATCTCCTGGTTGCGCGCCGAAGGCAGGGGCACCGGGTAGATGCTGTGGATGCGTCCCGGGCGCGGCTGCATCAGCACCACGCGTTGGCCCAGGTAGATGGCCTCGTCCACATCGTGGGTGACAAAGACGATGGTGGTCTTCTCGATGCGGTGGATGTGCAGGATCAGGTCGTGCATGACTTCGCGCGTCTGCGCATCCAGCGCACCAAAGGGCTCGTCCATCAGCAGCATGGCGGGCTTGCCCATGAGTGCGCGGGCAATGGCGACGCGCTGCTGCATGCCGCCCGACAGCTGGTTGGGATAGGCATCGGCCACCTTGGACAGGCCGATCAGGTCCAGCAACGCGTCGGCGCGTCCCGAGGCAGCTTCCACATCCGAAGAAGTGAGGTTCTCGCGCTTGACCTTGAGGCGCCGGCTGAACTTGATGTTCTGCATCACCGTCAGCCACGGGTACAGGCTGTAGTGCTGGAACACCATGGCGCGGTCCGCGCCTGGACCTTCGATGGGCAGGCCGTTGCATTCCACACTGCCCCTGGTGTGCGTCTCCAGCCCGGCGAGTATGCGCAAGAGCGTGGACTTGCCGCAGCCCGATGCGCCGACCAGGGTCACGAACTCGCCTTCTTCGACGGAGAGGTTCACGCCCTGCAGTGCGGGCACTGCATTGGTGCTGGGTGCACCAAAATATTTGCCCAGATTGTGTATGGCTACTTTGGACATGGTCATTAACCTTTGCTGTGCAGCCAGGGGAAGGAGCGGCGATGCAACCAGCGGAAGGCCTGGTCCATCAGCAGGCCGATCAGGCCGATCAGGATGATTCCGCCGAAGATGGTGTCGGTCTTGAGGAAGCGTTGCGCCTTGAGGATGGAGTAGCCCAGGCCGGAGTTGGCAGCCACCAGTTCGGCCACCACCAGATAGGTCCAGGCCCAGCCCATGGTCAGGCGCAGGGTATCCAGGATGGCGGGCTTGGCCGACTGCAGCAGCACCAGCTGCACGATCTCACCGCGGTCTGCACCCATGGTCTGCGCCGCCTCGATCTGCGCCCGTGGCACCAGCCGCACGTTCTCGGCCACCATCAGCACCATCTGGAAGAAGGTGCCTATGAAGATGATGGAAATCTTGGCGCTCTCGCCAATGCCCAGCCACAGCATCACCAGCGGAATGAAGGCCACGGCCGGCATGTAGCGGATGAAGTCGGTGAGCGGCTCCAGGATCGCCTCAATCGGCTTGAAAGCGCCTATCAGCAAGCCCAGCGGCAGGGCAAATACGGCCGAGAGGACAAACCCGGCAAGCACCCGGTACATGCTGATCATGGTGTCGCCCCAGAGGTCGTCCTCCATCATCCAGCCAAATAGCCGCGTGACCACCTGTACCGGCCCGGGAAGGAACACCGGGTCCACATAGCCCGACTCCGTGAGCACGGCCCAGGCCACCAGGGGCAGCAGCAGGCCCAAGCCGGCAAAGAGCCAGTACTGGGTGCGGGAGATGGAGGCTGCAATCGACCAGATGCTGGGTTTCTTGACCCGTGGTGCAACGTCTGGCGGCAGATAGAGGGACTGTGTATTTTGCAAATCAGGCTCCAGGTAAAAACAAAAACGCGAGAGGTCAGGCGGCGTTAACCGTGATCTCCCGGGCTTTTATCCCTCCGTGGAACCGCACTTGCGTGCAGCCGACCGCTCTTGGACCAGGCAGTGCGCATGGCACCCGGAACCCTAGCTGTCTTGAATGACTGAAACTAAAAAATGATTAAGGCTTGGCGTTTTCCTCTCGCAAACAGCTGAGCAATATCAATGCCAACATTCGCGTGCACCAGACTGTGCACATTGTTTGATGCACATCACAGCCCCCTTTGCCCCCGTGCGTATTCTGCAAACCAGATTGCAAAGGAGTAAGCCATGAAATTGATGCAAGACCTTCTCTCAACCGACTACGGCCTGATGAGTCTGGCCGTGATCGTCATCGTGCTGGGCATGGCCGTCTGGTACGCCCGCTTCTTCAAGCGGAAAATGGACGAAGCAGAAGCCAACCACAGCGTTTGATCAGGCTGGCACGCGGTCGCGTGCCCTGCTGTATCTGCTGGGTCAGTGGTACCAGCCGGTAAAGCGCTGGCTGTGCCGGTGTGCTTGCCGGACTCCAGTCGCTCTGGATCAGTACCAGGTCCTCATGCAGATCCATGACGGAGCCGGCTGCCAGGAAACGGTCCACCGCATCGCAGGGCCGGGTCAGCCACAGGCTGCCGCCCAGGACTTCCAGACGAAAGCCTTCACCCGCATTGATCAGGCGGGTCTGACGGGGTAATAGGACGGACGGCTCGGGCTGCTGAGGGTACATGGGTTTTCTCCGGTAGTGATGGCTCAACTGTCTGCCGATGTGCGGCTCTTGCCCATATATACAGAAGGACAACCTGTACCGGTGCACACAGAAGCGGCGATGCATCTGTGCTGGTCTGGTTCGGGTTCATCTGTACTGCTTTTTTGCCTGCGGTTGGGGCACCACGGAGCGGTGTTGGCGTTACCATGGAACGCATGGCAACCGAGGCGCCCCTCCTGTATTTGCAGATCGCACTGCGCTGCGCGCAGTTGATCGCGTCTGGCGCCCTGCAAACCGGGCAGCGCCTGCCTTCGGTGCGCGATTCGGCAGCACAGAACCATGTGTCGGTGGCCACTGTGGTGCAGGCCTATCGCTATCTGGAAGAGCACGGCGTGGTGACGCCGCGCCACAAGTCGGGCTATTTCGTGACCACTGCCAGCCGGGCCAAGGCAGCCGGCGTGGTGCGGGCCATCCAGCATGCGCCTGAAGTGCCCAAGGGCCAGCCGGACAACGCAGCGAACGTCCTGGAAAGGCCGGCGGTCAGCTTTGCCGGATACAGCCCCAAGGACAAGGACTTTTTCGACAATGATCGTATCCGCGTGGCGGTCAGCCGCGCCGCGCGGCTCAAGCGCGACACCTTTACCGATTACAGCAGCTCGTCCGGCACGCTGGCCCTGCGCAATGCCGTGGCTTTGCGCGCCTTGCATCTGGGCTGTGCGCTCAAGGGCGAGAACATCGTCATCACATCGGGCTGCATCAACGCGGTGGCCATGTGCCTGCAGGCGGTGACCAAGCCCGGTGACCTGGTGGCCATTGAAAGTCCGACGTTCTTCGGCTTTCTGGATTTGCTGGAGTCGCTCAACCTCAAGGCCATTGCCTTGCCCACAGACCCGCGCACCGGCGTGTCGCTGCCCGCGCTGCAGCTCGCCTTGGACACGCAGCCGATCAAGGCCTTGCTGCTGGTGCCCACGCTATCCAATCCGCTGGCCTCCATCATGCCGCTGACGCACAAGCGCGCGCTGGCGCGGCTGGTGGCCCAGTACCAGGTGCCGCTGATCGAGGACGTGGTGTTCAATGACCTGCTGGCCACCGACTTCCGGCGGCGTGCGGTCAAGGCCTTTGACAGCGAAGGCTGGGTCATGACCTGCGGCTCGTTTGCCAAGACCGTGTCGCCCGGCATCCGTCTGGGCTGGGTTGAGGCCGGGCGCTGGAGCAAGGAGCTATCTACGCTGAAGCGGGTGCAGGGCACCTCCACCAACGCGGTGCTGGAATATGCACTGGCCGACCTGTTGACGCAGGGCAGTTACGAGGCGCATTTGCGCCGCTTGAGTGCGCTCATGAAACAGCGTCTGGGCCAGGCCCGCAAGCTGATCCAGGCCAGCTTTCCGGTGGGTACCCGCGTCAATGATCCACCTGCCGGATACACGCTGTGGGTGGAGCTGCCCGGTGAGGTGGACACCATGGTGCTGTTTGCGTTGTGCAAGGCGCAAGGCATTACCGTGGGGCCGGGCCAGCTGTTTTGCACCAGCCACCGTTACCGGCATTGCTTGCGCCTGAGTTTTGCCGGCGCCTGGGGGCCGCAGGAGCAGGCGGCCCTGACGCAGGTGGGGCGGTTGGCCTGCCAGCTGGTGGAGGGGCTGGACGATGAAACCAGCCGTGCTGCGATGGATGCATCGCGCATGGACTTCATCAGCAAGGCGGACGTTTCAGCCTACGATTTGTGGTGAGCCGAGGCATCCTGCGCGCGCAGGGCATGCAAAAAGGTCTTGCATAGGTATTTGAAGACGCCCATAGTTGTGGGGGGAGGGAACATCGACACAGGTCGATGGTTTCAATGGCGTCCGAAAAGACCTTGAAAGCGGGAATATGAAGGTTCGCGTACTTTGCTTCGGCCGGTGGCGGTGCTTGTTGTCACTTTTGCTGCTTGCGTGGGGGGGATTTCAACCCTTGCACGTCGCCTGGGCCGCAGAAACAAGGCTTGCGGTGTTCCCGACCGGGCCCATCTACGAGTACCGCTGGAAGTTGCTGGAGCTGGCGTTGTCCCATGTGCGCGGCGCCAGCACAAGCTACCAGCTGACGCCCTACCAGGAAGACATCACACAAAACCGCGGCATGGAGTTGCTGCAATCCGGCGAGTTGGATGTGATCGCGCTGGGAACCAATGTGGAACGCGAAAGCCAGATGCTGCCGATCAAGATCGACATCCTGCGCGGCATCGTCGGGTTTCGCATTTTTGTGATCCGCGCGACGGATCAGGACCGCATTGCCCGCATGGACGCTGCCGCACTGCAGCAGCAACTGGTATTTGGCCTGAACAGCCAATGGGCCGATCTGCCGGTCATGCGTGCCAACGGGTTCTCGGTGGAGACTTCACCCAACTACGAGAACCTCTTCGTCATGCTATCGGCCAAGCGCTTTGATGCGTTTCCCCGAGGATTGAACGAGGCGGCGCGCGAGCTGGAGGAGCGCAAGGTCCGCTATCCGCTGCTGGCCGTGGAGCAAAGCAAGGCCTTGTTCTTTCCCTATCCAGTGTATTTCTGGGTCAACAAGAAGAACAAATCCTTGGCCGGGCAGATCGAGCGCGGCTTGCGGGCAGCGCTGGCAGACGGGTCGTTTCGCCAGCTGTTCGAGACGTACCACGCCAACGAAATCGCCACTTTGGCGAAAGAGAAGCGCACGGTAGTGCGCATGACCAACCCGATCTTGCCGCCCGGAACACCGCCTACGGATACCAGCTGGTGGTGGCACTAAGATGCCTGGCATCACGGCAAAGAATACCGATGCAGTTTACGCAAACACTTTCTCAGCGCCTCATCTACACCCTGCTTCCCTGGTATTTGCTGGTTGCTATCGGCATGACGGGCGTGCAGCTTGTCATTCAATATGCCAATGTGGGGCGGGACATAGAAAGCGATCTGGCCACGTTGGGGCGCACCATCTCGCCGACCGTCGTTGGTGCGGTGTGGCAGCTGGATTCGGCGCAACTGGCAACCCTTGTTCAAGGGGTTCGCCAAAACGCGATTGTTTCTGGCGTTCAGATTGAGAGCAGCACGGGTGAAGTGCTGGCCGAGGATGGCCATGTGCCTTCGACGGACCTCGATGCGGCAGGCATTTTTCCCAACGCCGAGAAGCTGATCCGGCTCCCCCTGTACCACCAATCCATGCGGGGTCGTGACAATTTGATCGGAACCCTGAAGATGTACTCGGATCGCAAGGTCATCTGGGACCGCACCAAGTACGGCGTCCTCGTCATCCTGCTCAATTCGCTGGTGGTGACCACGGCCTTGTGGCTGCTGTTCAGGTGGGCCGTGCGGCGCAAGCTCTCCGATCACGTGACGCGTCTGGCCAGGGCGGTGGCGGATGGGCGCAACCAGCCGCAGGCGGTGCCGCTGGAGCCTTTGCACTACCCCTTTGTGGATGAGTTGGGTGAACTGGTCAAGGCGTTCGATGTGAGCCGCTTCCGGCTGTTCGAGTCCATGCAGAAGCTCAATGCGCTGAACCAGAACCTCGAGAAGATCGTGGCTGAGCGCACCCTGGAGCTGCGGCAAGCCAAGGAGCAGGCCGAGTCTGCGACCCGGGCTAAATCGGACTTCCTGGCCAATATGAGCCATGAAATCCGCACACCCATGAACGCCATCCTGGGCATGCTGTACCTGGCACTGAAGGAGGACATGCCCCAGGGTCTGCGCAACCGTCTTACCAAGGCCCAGGGCGCGGCTAATTCCCTGCTGGGCATCATCAGTGACATTCTGGATTTTTCAAAGATCGAAGCCGGCAAGCTGGATATGGAGCAGGTGGAGTTCGGTCTGGATGCAGTGCTGGAGCAGCTTGCCGATACGCTGAGCTTCCAGGCCGAGCACAAGGGGATTGAATTCCTCATCCGCTACAACCCGGGCATTCCACCCCGGCTCATCGGCGATCCCTTGCGCCTGGGGCAGGTGCTGATCAATCTGTGCGGCAATGCGGTGAAGTTCACTGAGCGGGGGCAGGTGGAGCTGTCCTTGCAGTGCATCAGCAGCACGCAGTCGGACGTCATGCTGCAATTCACCGTGCGCGATTCGGGTATCGGCATTGCACCCGACGTGCAGCCCAAACTGTTTGAGAAGTTCACGCAGGCCGACCAGACCACCACGCGCCGATTTGGCGGAACGGGTCTGGGCCTGGCCATTTGCAAGCACCTGTGCAGCCTGATGGGCGGGCGCATCTGGCTGGAGGAGTCTGAGTTGGGCCGCGGCACCACGGTGTGCTTTACTGTGCGGCTGCAGATTGCGCAGGGTGCCCTGCTGCACCAGCGTCAGCTGGTGGATCAGGTCGGGCCTTTGCTCAAGGGCGTGCGCGTGCTGCTGGTGGACGACAACCAGGTTTCGCTGGAGATCCTGTCGGAGATGCTGCGCTTCTTCCAGATGGATGTGGTGGCCGTATCCAACGGCCCCGCCGTGCTGGCGGCGCTGGAAAAACCGGGCTCACCCTGTGACCTGCTGCTGATGGATTGGCGCATGCCCGGAATGAATGGCGATGAAGTGGCCAGACGTGTGCACGGCAGCGCCGCCATTGCGCACAAGCCCAAAATCGTGGTGGTGACGGCCTATGGGCGCGAGGACGTGATGCGTCTGTGCGAACAGGCCGGAGTGGATGGTTTTCTGGTCAAGCCGGTGACGCCATCGTCCATGCTGGACACCATCTTGTCCGTGCTGGGACGTCGGCGCATTCTCAGCGACGGCGAAAGCGGCAAACACAAGCTACCGCTGGGCCTGTCCCAGACCCAACTGGCCGGGGCGCGCCTGCTGCTGGTGGAAGACAACGATATCAACCGCGAGTTTGCAACCGAGCTGTTGCGCAGCGAGGGCATTGAAGTGGACGAGGCTGTCAACGGCCAGGAGGCGGTGATGAAGGTGCAGGCCTCTAGCTACGACGCCGTGCTGATGGACGTCCAGATGCCGGTGATGGATGGGCTGGAGGCTGCGCGACGGATCCGTGCATTGGCCGGACAGCCCAACGGGGCGTATTTCCGTGACATTCCCATCATTGCCATGACCGCCTTGGCCATGGCCAAGGACGCAGACCAGAGCCGTGCCGCCGGCATGAACGACCACGTCACCAAACCCATATCGCCGGAACGGCTCATGGCAACCTTGTCCCAATGGGTTCGCCTGCCCCGGCAGGGCATGGGATTTGCGCCGACGGAGGTGGCACGCAAGAACGTGGAGCTACCCGACGAGCTGCTGGCTGCCTCCAGTCTGGATGCGGTGGAGGGGGTGCGGCGCATCGGTGGCAATCTGGACGCCTATTGCAGGCAGTTGCAACGTTTTCGCGACCACTATCCCAAGGCCATCGAAGATTTGCGTGCGGCCTGCCAGAACCAGGGTGTGCAGGTCGCGGAGCATCTGTGCCATGCACTGCGGGGCGTGGCTGGCAATCTGGGAGCCTATCTGCTCTATGACAAATTGAAGATTCTGGAGAGCACGCTCAAGCAAGGCCGCGTGCCTGCGCCCCAGGACATGGACGATGCCCATGCCCTGATGGTGAACGTCTTGCGCGACATAGATGCAGTGCTGCTGAGCACCATGCCCGCAGTCGCCGAGAAGCCCCAGACACTGTCGACCACGGAATGGCAGTCGTTGCTGCAACGGTTGGGCCATGCGCTGGATTACGATCTGGGTGCCGCCGATGGACTGATTGCACAACTGCGCGCCGGTACGCTAAAGACCGCCATGGAAGCCGAAGTGGCAGAACTTGCGAGACTGGTGGACGTATTTGATATCGATGCGGCGCAAGACCTGCTGAAGGCACTGCAAGCCAAGCAACTGGACAGACAACATGAATGAAACCGACCAAGTGTTGAACAATGGCAAGCCCCGGCTATTGATTGTTGACGATGTTCCGGAGAACCTGCACGCATTGATGAGCGTGCTGCGCGATGACTACACCATTTCGGCGGCTGTCAACGGCCAGAAGGCACTGGAGCTGGCCAGGCGTGCGCCCCAGCCGGACCTGATCTTGCTGGACATCAAGATGCCGGGAATGGACGGCTATTCCGTACTTTCCGAACTGAAGATAGATGCCGCCACCGCCAACATACCGGTCATGTTCCTGACGGGACTGAGCGATGCGGCAGACCAGACGCGCGGATTGTCCCTCGGTGTGGCGGACTACATCACCAAGCCGGTCAATCCCGACCTGCTCAAGGTGCGTATCCGCAATCTGCTGGAGTTGCGCCGCATCCGCAGCCACCCGGTGCTGTTTGACATTGCAGCTCAGCGCGACACGGGCCAGACCGCATCCATTCTGGTGGTGGATGATGTGCCGGAAAACATCCACGAGCTGGTGGGGGCGCTCTCCAGCGAATACCGGATCATGGTGGCCAACAGTGGCCTCAAGGCGCTGGACATCGTGCAGCACGGGGAACCGCCGGACCTGATCCTGCTGGACATCCGCATGCCCGGACTGGACGGCTACGAAATCTGCCGGCGCATCAAGGCCATGCCTACAGGCAATGGCATTCCCGTGATCTTTGTGACCGTGGTCGATGCGCCGCAAGAAAAGGTCAAGGGCTTTGCGCTGGGGGCGGCGGACTACATCACCAAGCCGTTTGATGTGGATGAGGTGCGGGCACGCATCCAGACCCATCTGGAGCTGGCGCGTCTGCGCCGCTTTCTGGAAAACCTGGTAGCGCAGCGCACGGCCCTGCTCAAGATCAGTGAGGAGAAGTACCGGATCCTGGCGCACCGGGACACGCTTACCGGCTTGCCCAATCGTGTGTTGTTTGCGGAGCAGTTGGCGCATGCCATTGCACAGTCACAGCGCAACCAGAGCCAGTTTGCGCTGCTCACCCTGGACCTGGACAACTTCGCCACCATCAATGAAAGTCTGGGGCATAGCGTGGGTGACAAGCTGTTGCTGGCAGTCAGCCAGCGCCTGCAAGGACTGCTTCCCGATAGCGATGCCATCGCGCGGGTGGGGGGAGACGAATTCAACATCATCCTGGACAGCACTTCGCCCGATCCCTGGGTGGACTTGCAGGCGCAGCGCATGATTGACGCGTTGACCCTGCCGTTCGTCGTGGATGACCACAGCATCTATGTAGGTGCCAGCATTGGCATCGCCCTGTTTCCCGATGACGCATCCACTGCAGAGCAGCTGCTGAGCAATGCGGACGCTGCCATGCACCGCGCCAAGGCCGAGGGGCGCAGCACCTTGCGTTTCTTTTCGCCCGACATGTCGCGACAGGCCCGTGCGCGCTTGAACCTGGAAGCCAACCTGCGACGGGCGCTGGACCAGAACGAATTGCGCCTGCACTACCAGCCGCAAGTGGCGTTGGCCAGCGGCCAAGTCGTGGGAGTGGAGGCCCTGGTGCGCTGGATGCATCCAGAACGTGGTCTGGTTCCGCCCAATGAGTTCATACCACTCGCCGAAGAAAGCGGCCTGATTGTTCGCCTGGGGGACTGGGTTCTGAATGAGGCCTGCCGACAGATACAGGCTTGGTCCGCAGCGGGTATTGCGCCTTTGCATACGGCGGTGAATGTATCGGCCGTTCAGCTCAGCCGCGGCAATCTGGTGGAGTCGGTCACAGCTGCGTTGCGCACCACGGGCATTGCACCTGAGCGTCTGGAACTGGAGATCACGGAGAGCTTCCTGATGTCCAACCGCGAGAAGTCCATCGAGTCCCTGGCCCAATTGCGCCAGCTGGGTGTGCGCCTGTCGATCGACGACTTCGGCACCGGTTACTCATCGCTTTCCTATCTGCAGCAGATCAAGGTGCACAAGCTCAAGGTGGACATGTCATTCGTGAAGAACATCACGACCAATGCCAGCAATGCCTCCATCGTCAAGGCCATTGTCGCCATGGGGCACAGCCTGGGACTGGAAATCATCGCCGAAGGCGTGGAGTCGAAAGAGCAAGCCTTGTACCTGTCGGGCATGGGCTGTGACGTGATGCAGGGGTTCCTGATCAGTCGCGGCTTGCCGGCAGAAGCCTTGACGGAGTTCCTGGCGAGCTACAAACCTTCCAGCTTTTCGCACGGCGGCTGAGGGCCGCACGCGCGGGTGCCGTCTGGGCGCCTAGCGCGAACCGGCAACTACTTTCAGGATATTGCTGCCCAGTTCCTCGGCCACGAACTTCGCCACATAGGCATCTGCGCCTGCGCTTCTGGCATGGTTCTCCGACGCGGTTCCTGAGAGCGAGGAGTGCACCATCACCGGAATGCCGCTGTAGCGCGGATCATCCTTGATGTTGCGGGTAAGGGTGAAGCCATCCATCTCCGGCATTTCCAGGTCGGTCAGCACCAGTGCCACACGGTCGCGAATGGGGATGCCCTGGGCCTTGGACTGTGCATACAGACTGTCCAGTTTTTCCCAGGCTTCCTTGCCGCTCTTGGTCATGATGACCGGCAGGTTCATGGCCTTGAGGGCTTGTTCAATCATCATGCGTGCCACTGCGGAATCGTCAGCGGCCAGAATCACGGAGCCTGCCGGAATGGAGCCCTTGGGCATGATCGTGTCTTCGCGGAAGGTGTGGTGCTGGTCGGGGAATACGTCGCGCAGGATTTGCTCCACATCAAGCACCTGGGCCAGGCGACTGTTTTCCTTGTCGCCGTCCAGACGTGCGAGGCTGGTCACCAGCCCACCGCCGGTGCCTTCAGCGGAGAGTGCCTGTTTCCAGTCCAGACGCACGATTTCCACCACCTCTTCGACGGCAAAGGCTTGCGTGGTGCGGGCGAACTCGGTCACCAGCAGAATGCCTGTGCCTTTGGCTGGCGTGCAGCCCACAATCTTGGGCAGGTTGACGACCGGAATCAGTTGCCCGCGCACATTGGCAATGCCCATGACGTTGGGCCCGGCATTCACCATGGAAGTGATTTCCGGCATTACCATGATCTCGCGCACCTTGAATACATTGATGCCGAACAGTTCGTGCTTGAGCGCGCCACTGGGTTGCCCCAGGCGAAACAGCAGCAACTCGAACATGTTGTTGCTGGAGCTGGCGTTGCGTTTTTCCTTCTCGGAGGCAAATGAGGTGGCCATGGTGGGAGTCTCTCTGATGTCTATAGGTCGATAGCTTCAATCATGCATCAACTCGGGGCTGGCTTGCGTATTTCTGTTTGTACAGGGTTTGTCTCGGTTTTAGCAGCCATTTTGACATCTAGAATGAATCCGTTATCAGGGACATCTTTATCAGGTACGCACTATGGACAAATTCAAAGTCGGCACGCGTCTGGGCTTGGCATTTTGTCTGGTTCTCGTCATCACCGTGTTTCTGGCCATCATTGGGATGGCCCGTCTCGGAGCCCTGAAATCTGCCAGCCATGATCTGGTGGAAGTGCAGGTGCAACGTAGCACGCTGGCGCACCAGTGGGAGGCCAGCATCAACATCAACTGGGTACGCGCCGTCGCTTCCATGCGGTCTGCCGATGCCGGGTATGTGGATGTCCTGCAGAAGGAGATGGACGCCACCACCAAGTCCATCTCCGAAATCCAGAAAAAGCTGGAAACGCTGGTGCAGGATGATGCCGGCAAGGCGCTGATGGCCGATGTGGCCAAGAGTCGTGAGGCCTATCGCAATGCACGGGCCGAACTGCTGAAGAAAAAGAAGGCAGGGGAGGATGTTGCACCCCTGATAGATCACGATCTGCGGCCCATTGCAGAGACCTACCTCAAGGCACTGGCCGCATTCTCCCAACAGACTGAAAAGGCACTGACTTCCAGCCAGGAGGAGACCATTTCCGTAGGTGCCACCGGGCAATGGATTCTGGGTGTGGGGGCTGCCGTTGCGGTGGTGTTGGGTCTGGCGCTGGCCATCCTGTCCACGCGCTCCATCACGGTGCCCATCCGGCGTGCCGTGGCTTCCGCGCAAGCCATGGCCAGCGGTGATCTGGCCAGCGACATCCGCGTGGAAGGCAATGACGAAACCGCGCAAGTGCTGCAGGCGCTCTCCGAGATGCGCGGCAGTCTGGCGCGCATCGTAGGCAGTGTGCGCCAGGGTTCACAGGCCGTGGCAACAGCCAGTGCCGAGATCGCGCAAGGCAATAACGACTTGTCTGCACGTACCGAGCAACAGGCCAGTGCACTGGAGCAGACGGCGGCCAGCATGCAGGAGCTGGGCGCCACCGTGAAACAGAATGCGGAATCGGCGCGCCAGGCCAACCAGTTGGCCAGCAGCGCGTCGACAGTTGCGATCCAGGGCGGCGAAGTCGTGGGTCAGGTGGTGGACACCATGCGCGGCATCAATGAGTCTTCGCGCCGAATCTCCGACATCATCGGCGTTATCGACGGCATTGCATTCCAGACCAACATCCT contains:
- a CDS encoding response regulator is translated as MQFTQTLSQRLIYTLLPWYLLVAIGMTGVQLVIQYANVGRDIESDLATLGRTISPTVVGAVWQLDSAQLATLVQGVRQNAIVSGVQIESSTGEVLAEDGHVPSTDLDAAGIFPNAEKLIRLPLYHQSMRGRDNLIGTLKMYSDRKVIWDRTKYGVLVILLNSLVVTTALWLLFRWAVRRKLSDHVTRLARAVADGRNQPQAVPLEPLHYPFVDELGELVKAFDVSRFRLFESMQKLNALNQNLEKIVAERTLELRQAKEQAESATRAKSDFLANMSHEIRTPMNAILGMLYLALKEDMPQGLRNRLTKAQGAANSLLGIISDILDFSKIEAGKLDMEQVEFGLDAVLEQLADTLSFQAEHKGIEFLIRYNPGIPPRLIGDPLRLGQVLINLCGNAVKFTERGQVELSLQCISSTQSDVMLQFTVRDSGIGIAPDVQPKLFEKFTQADQTTTRRFGGTGLGLAICKHLCSLMGGRIWLEESELGRGTTVCFTVRLQIAQGALLHQRQLVDQVGPLLKGVRVLLVDDNQVSLEILSEMLRFFQMDVVAVSNGPAVLAALEKPGSPCDLLLMDWRMPGMNGDEVARRVHGSAAIAHKPKIVVVTAYGREDVMRLCEQAGVDGFLVKPVTPSSMLDTILSVLGRRRILSDGESGKHKLPLGLSQTQLAGARLLLVEDNDINREFATELLRSEGIEVDEAVNGQEAVMKVQASSYDAVLMDVQMPVMDGLEAARRIRALAGQPNGAYFRDIPIIAMTALAMAKDADQSRAAGMNDHVTKPISPERLMATLSQWVRLPRQGMGFAPTEVARKNVELPDELLAASSLDAVEGVRRIGGNLDAYCRQLQRFRDHYPKAIEDLRAACQNQGVQVAEHLCHALRGVAGNLGAYLLYDKLKILESTLKQGRVPAPQDMDDAHALMVNVLRDIDAVLLSTMPAVAEKPQTLSTTEWQSLLQRLGHALDYDLGAADGLIAQLRAGTLKTAMEAEVAELARLVDVFDIDAAQDLLKALQAKQLDRQHE
- a CDS encoding chemotaxis protein, coding for MATSFASEKEKRNASSSNNMFELLLFRLGQPSGALKHELFGINVFKVREIMVMPEITSMVNAGPNVMGIANVRGQLIPVVNLPKIVGCTPAKGTGILLVTEFARTTQAFAVEEVVEIVRLDWKQALSAEGTGGGLVTSLARLDGDKENSRLAQVLDVEQILRDVFPDQHHTFREDTIMPKGSIPAGSVILAADDSAVARMMIEQALKAMNLPVIMTKSGKEAWEKLDSLYAQSKAQGIPIRDRVALVLTDLEMPEMDGFTLTRNIKDDPRYSGIPVMVHSSLSGTASENHARSAGADAYVAKFVAEELGSNILKVVAGSR
- a CDS encoding EAL domain-containing protein, which encodes MNETDQVLNNGKPRLLIVDDVPENLHALMSVLRDDYTISAAVNGQKALELARRAPQPDLILLDIKMPGMDGYSVLSELKIDAATANIPVMFLTGLSDAADQTRGLSLGVADYITKPVNPDLLKVRIRNLLELRRIRSHPVLFDIAAQRDTGQTASILVVDDVPENIHELVGALSSEYRIMVANSGLKALDIVQHGEPPDLILLDIRMPGLDGYEICRRIKAMPTGNGIPVIFVTVVDAPQEKVKGFALGAADYITKPFDVDEVRARIQTHLELARLRRFLENLVAQRTALLKISEEKYRILAHRDTLTGLPNRVLFAEQLAHAIAQSQRNQSQFALLTLDLDNFATINESLGHSVGDKLLLAVSQRLQGLLPDSDAIARVGGDEFNIILDSTSPDPWVDLQAQRMIDALTLPFVVDDHSIYVGASIGIALFPDDASTAEQLLSNADAAMHRAKAEGRSTLRFFSPDMSRQARARLNLEANLRRALDQNELRLHYQPQVALASGQVVGVEALVRWMHPERGLVPPNEFIPLAEESGLIVRLGDWVLNEACRQIQAWSAAGIAPLHTAVNVSAVQLSRGNLVESVTAALRTTGIAPERLELEITESFLMSNREKSIESLAQLRQLGVRLSIDDFGTGYSSLSYLQQIKVHKLKVDMSFVKNITTNASNASIVKAIVAMGHSLGLEIIAEGVESKEQALYLSGMGCDVMQGFLISRGLPAEALTEFLASYKPSSFSHGG